One part of the Thermodesulfovibrio sp. 3462-1 genome encodes these proteins:
- a CDS encoding EscU/YscU/HrcU family type III secretion system export apparatus switch protein, whose product MTEQKKAVALKYDKERDTAPKVVAKGRGWIADKIIELARQHGIPLKEDEALVEVLSKLPLYEEIPVELYKAVAEILVFVYKIKGKIK is encoded by the coding sequence ATGACAGAACAAAAGAAGGCAGTAGCATTAAAGTATGATAAAGAAAGGGACACAGCACCAAAGGTTGTAGCTAAAGGAAGAGGCTGGATTGCTGACAAGATTATAGAGCTTGCAAGGCAGCATGGAATTCCTTTAAAAGAAGATGAGGCTTTAGTGGAAGTGCTTTCAAAGCTTCCACTTTATGAAGAAATTCCAGTTGAGCTCTATAAAGCAGTAGCTGAAATTCTTGTTTTTGTCTATAAAATTAAGGGTAAAATAAAATAA
- the trpC gene encoding indole-3-glycerol phosphate synthase TrpC: protein MHILQKIVEAKKLRINELKKIKSIEEIKKTAHTVKTSCQFYKAIKRLPQEGIKLIAEIKKASPIKGLLKEYDVLKMADLYVSSGADAISVITEEDFFLGSPSFLVKIKEKYPNVPVLRKDFIFDEYQIYESKLLGADAILLIGNILNKQQCKFLYELTKSLQMDVLFEIHDEQDLEKALFAGVDIIGINNRNLKTMQIALDTTFRLKELIPEDKITVSESGISERTHVEKLLKKGIDAILVGTSIILSNNPSQKIKELKLT, encoded by the coding sequence ATGCATATTTTACAAAAGATAGTTGAAGCCAAAAAATTAAGAATTAATGAGTTAAAAAAGATTAAATCAATTGAAGAAATAAAAAAAACAGCACACACTGTTAAGACATCTTGCCAATTCTATAAAGCAATAAAAAGACTTCCTCAGGAAGGAATAAAACTTATCGCAGAAATAAAAAAAGCCTCTCCAATTAAGGGACTGCTTAAAGAGTATGATGTTTTAAAAATGGCTGACCTTTATGTATCCTCAGGTGCAGATGCTATTTCAGTTATTACTGAAGAAGATTTTTTTCTTGGAAGTCCTTCATTTTTAGTAAAAATAAAGGAAAAATATCCTAATGTGCCTGTTTTAAGAAAGGATTTTATTTTTGATGAATATCAGATATATGAGTCAAAACTGCTTGGAGCAGATGCTATTCTTTTAATTGGAAATATTTTAAATAAACAACAATGTAAATTTTTATACGAGCTTACAAAATCTCTTCAGATGGATGTATTATTTGAAATTCACGATGAACAAGATTTAGAAAAAGCCTTATTCGCAGGAGTTGACATAATAGGAATAAACAACAGAAATCTTAAAACCATGCAGATTGCGCTTGATACAACTTTCAGGCTTAAGGAGTTAATTCCTGAGGATAAAATTACAGTGAGTGAAAGCGGAATCTCTGAAAGAACTCATGTTGAAAAGCTTCTTAAAAAAGGAATAGATGCCATCTTAGTGGGAACATCAATAATCTTAAGCAATAATCCCTCTCAAAAAATAAAGGAGCTAAAACTTACTTAA
- the dnaA gene encoding chromosomal replication initiator protein DnaA, with translation MNEINKIWQKILEIIAQKVGESTFQLWFSPVKLLEIKNSKAFIEVPNRFFKDWIEDNFPSIISDAFYQITGNQISVCYIITGKEHETVSTEEKKPVIKRGNLNPKYTFNTFVVGPSNQFAHAAALRVAENPGFAYNPLFIYGGVGLGKTHLITAIGNYILDKKPGINVCYMSSEQFTGEFVSAIRHEKMPEFRQKYRALDVFIVDDIQFIAGKDSTQEEFFHTFNELYSKQKQIVISSDRPPMEISDITDRLRSRFGMGLIADIQPPEIETRLAILYKKAELEGVQLPEEVAYFIASRVKSNVRELEGSLIKLCAYISITKTPITMDLAKHVLRDLLPDENKPITIDLIQKAVCEALGIKLHDIKSKKRTKEIANARKIAMYITKKLTNLSLAEIGNAFGGKDHATVIYACKQIEKDKKQDESLNKLIDSIIRKLQENK, from the coding sequence ATGAATGAAATAAATAAAATTTGGCAAAAAATTTTAGAGATTATTGCCCAGAAAGTTGGAGAATCAACTTTTCAGTTATGGTTTTCTCCTGTAAAACTTTTAGAGATAAAGAATTCAAAGGCTTTTATTGAAGTTCCAAATAGATTTTTTAAGGACTGGATAGAAGATAATTTTCCTTCAATAATAAGTGATGCTTTCTATCAAATTACAGGAAACCAAATCTCGGTTTGTTACATTATTACAGGTAAAGAGCATGAGACAGTTTCAACTGAAGAAAAAAAGCCTGTAATAAAAAGAGGTAATTTGAATCCTAAATATACTTTTAATACCTTTGTTGTGGGTCCGTCAAATCAGTTTGCCCATGCAGCAGCACTGAGAGTTGCTGAAAATCCAGGATTTGCTTATAATCCTCTTTTTATATATGGTGGTGTTGGACTTGGTAAAACTCATTTAATAACAGCTATTGGAAATTATATTCTTGATAAAAAACCGGGAATTAATGTATGTTATATGTCTTCAGAACAATTTACAGGAGAGTTTGTTTCCGCAATAAGACATGAAAAAATGCCTGAGTTTAGGCAAAAATACAGAGCCCTTGATGTATTTATTGTAGATGATATTCAGTTTATTGCTGGCAAAGATTCAACTCAGGAAGAATTTTTTCATACATTTAATGAACTTTATAGCAAGCAAAAGCAAATAGTCATTTCAAGTGATAGACCACCGATGGAGATTTCTGATATTACAGACAGGCTTCGTTCAAGATTTGGAATGGGTCTTATTGCAGACATTCAACCACCAGAAATAGAAACCAGGCTTGCCATCTTGTATAAAAAAGCTGAGCTTGAAGGAGTTCAATTGCCTGAAGAAGTAGCTTATTTCATAGCATCCCGAGTTAAATCAAATGTTAGAGAACTTGAAGGCTCTTTAATTAAACTCTGTGCATATATTTCCATTACAAAGACCCCAATAACCATGGATCTAGCAAAACATGTTTTAAGAGATTTACTTCCTGATGAAAACAAGCCAATCACAATTGATTTAATTCAGAAAGCTGTATGTGAAGCCTTAGGTATTAAACTTCATGATATAAAGTCAAAAAAAAGAACTAAAGAGATTGCAAATGCGAGGAAAATAGCCATGTATATAACAAAAAAACTGACAAATCTTTCACTGGCAGAAATAGGCAATGCCTTTGGTGGTAAGGATCATGCCACTGTTATATATGCCTGTAAGCAGATAGAAAAGGATAAAAAGCAAGATGAATCTCTTAATAAGCTAATAGACAGCATAATAAGAAAATTACAGGAAAACAAATAG
- the dnaN gene encoding DNA polymerase III subunit beta, with translation MYVKLKKQKIQETIGKIQSIVEKKSIMPVLNHFLMDVTESSVSILATDLETAVKLPVEAEIIEPGKTCIPARKFYEIIKELESDFEIKLSEGWLKIQSGRSNFRLAALDASEFPVWPQIGQACQINLSRDLLLTAIDKTLYASGEADARYVLNALLFELRNGEIHVVGTDGHRLAHFKAALNVASEDRKVILSKKSLNELKKFLSSAENVSLQIGKTHVMIEIDGISFLTRMIEGNYPNYEAVIPKDFDKQAIVDKELLIASLKRVSVLSRERQNAVRTEWGQNLTISASDPEIGEAQDELSIDYQGEPIVIGFNARYLIDALERITSDKAKIMMNEPEKAVYITDAHDTSFVYECVVMPLRL, from the coding sequence ATGTATGTAAAACTGAAAAAACAAAAAATACAGGAAACTATTGGAAAAATTCAAAGCATTGTTGAAAAAAAGAGCATTATGCCTGTGCTAAATCATTTTCTTATGGATGTTACTGAAAGTTCTGTATCCATTTTAGCCACTGATCTTGAAACAGCGGTAAAGCTCCCAGTTGAAGCAGAAATAATTGAACCTGGTAAAACATGTATACCTGCAAGAAAATTTTATGAAATCATAAAAGAACTTGAAAGTGATTTTGAAATTAAACTTTCAGAGGGATGGCTTAAAATTCAGTCTGGAAGATCAAATTTCAGACTTGCTGCATTAGATGCTTCTGAGTTTCCTGTTTGGCCACAGATTGGACAAGCTTGTCAGATTAATTTATCAAGAGATCTTCTTCTTACGGCAATAGATAAGACTCTTTATGCTTCTGGAGAAGCTGATGCAAGATATGTTTTAAATGCTCTTCTTTTTGAACTAAGAAATGGAGAAATTCATGTAGTTGGCACAGATGGACATAGACTTGCTCATTTTAAGGCAGCACTTAATGTAGCATCAGAAGACAGAAAAGTTATTTTATCAAAAAAATCTTTAAATGAATTAAAAAAATTCTTATCCAGTGCTGAAAATGTTTCACTTCAAATCGGCAAGACCCATGTGATGATAGAAATTGATGGAATAAGTTTTCTTACCCGTATGATAGAAGGTAATTATCCAAACTATGAAGCAGTCATTCCAAAAGACTTTGATAAACAGGCAATTGTTGATAAAGAATTGTTGATAGCTTCATTAAAAAGAGTTTCTGTGCTAAGCAGAGAAAGACAGAATGCTGTCAGAACAGAATGGGGGCAGAATTTAACTATTTCTGCATCAGACCCTGAAATTGGAGAGGCTCAGGATGAGCTCAGTATTGATTATCAGGGAGAACCTATTGTTATTGGTTTTAATGCAAGGTATTTAATAGACGCTCTTGAGCGCATAACATCAGATAAAGCAAAGATTATGATGAACGAGCCAGAAAAAGCTGTGTATATAACAGATGCTCATGATACTTCCTTTGTTTATGAATGCGTTGTTATGCCTTTAAGGCTTTAG
- the gyrB gene encoding DNA topoisomerase (ATP-hydrolyzing) subunit B, with protein MNKEDTYKVEDIKILKGLEGVRARPAMYIGSTGIEGLHHLVYEVVDNSVDEALAGFCNKIEVYLHKDGSCTVSDNGRGIPIGIHPEDPEGRTALEIVLTELHAGGKFESKAYKVSGGLHGVGLSVVNALSEELEVEVKREGKVVRQKYCRGIPESCPKFVGQTTLTGTTIRFKPDPEIFEVTEFSREILAERFKELAYLNKGLKIILIDERDGYYEEFIKEGGIVSFVEDLNKGKKTLHPKPIYIAGEKDRIIVEIAIQYNEGFSEEILTFVNNINTREGGTHLVGFKSALTRTINTYALQNGLLKEGKESLSGEDVREGIVAVISVKIPEPQFEGQTKMKLGNSEVKGIVETIVNEKLSRWLEENPNYARKIVEKAKEAARAREAAKKAKELTRRKGILEDTALPGKLADCTEKDPSQAELFIVEGDSAGGSAKQARDRRTQAVLPLRGKILNVEKARIDKMLTSEEIKTLITAIGGGIGKENFEMENIRYHKIILMTDADVDGAHIRTLLLTFFYRQMLPLIEKGWLFIAQPPLYRIKRGKWEKYIQTEEEMNEFLMDIAVDEVTLIVQTDVETKKKFLRLLFDYGKVLVDFERKGFAPSYIEQMLRIPEEQSRISELKDFILIKNIFEKLQSIQEIKEDKNYVIQIKNEVVKTSSLWELYTKIMDAVKKGVTIQRYKGLGEMNPEQLWETTMDPEKRTLLKVTIEDAQKANEIFTILMGDDVEPRKEFIVKHALEAKNLDI; from the coding sequence GTGAATAAAGAAGATACTTATAAGGTTGAAGACATAAAGATTCTTAAAGGGCTTGAAGGTGTAAGAGCCCGTCCCGCAATGTATATTGGCTCTACAGGAATTGAAGGATTACATCATCTTGTTTATGAAGTGGTGGACAATAGCGTTGATGAAGCTTTAGCAGGATTTTGCAATAAAATTGAGGTTTACCTGCACAAAGATGGAAGTTGCACTGTAAGTGATAATGGTAGAGGCATTCCAATAGGAATTCATCCGGAAGACCCTGAGGGTAGAACTGCTCTTGAGATTGTTCTTACCGAGCTTCATGCAGGAGGAAAGTTTGAATCTAAGGCTTATAAGGTTTCAGGTGGACTTCATGGAGTAGGATTAAGTGTTGTCAATGCGCTTTCTGAGGAACTTGAGGTTGAAGTAAAAAGAGAAGGTAAAGTAGTAAGGCAAAAGTATTGTCGGGGTATACCTGAGTCGTGCCCTAAGTTTGTTGGTCAAACAACACTCACAGGCACGACAATAAGATTTAAACCTGATCCTGAAATATTTGAAGTTACAGAGTTTTCAAGGGAGATTCTTGCTGAGAGATTCAAAGAGCTGGCTTATTTAAACAAAGGATTGAAAATCATTCTTATTGATGAAAGAGATGGTTACTATGAAGAGTTTATAAAAGAAGGTGGAATAGTTTCTTTTGTTGAAGATTTAAACAAAGGAAAAAAAACTTTACATCCTAAACCAATATACATTGCAGGTGAGAAAGATAGAATTATTGTTGAGATTGCTATTCAATATAATGAAGGTTTTTCAGAGGAAATTCTTACCTTTGTAAATAACATCAATACAAGAGAAGGTGGGACCCATTTAGTAGGTTTTAAATCTGCTCTTACAAGAACAATAAATACTTATGCTCTACAGAATGGACTTTTAAAAGAAGGCAAAGAATCTCTTTCTGGAGAGGATGTAAGAGAAGGCATTGTTGCTGTAATAAGTGTGAAAATTCCTGAACCTCAGTTTGAAGGACAAACAAAAATGAAGCTTGGCAATAGTGAGGTAAAAGGAATTGTAGAAACAATAGTTAATGAAAAACTCAGTAGATGGCTTGAGGAAAATCCTAATTATGCAAGGAAAATCGTTGAAAAAGCAAAAGAGGCTGCCCGTGCCCGTGAAGCAGCTAAAAAGGCGAAGGAACTTACGCGCAGAAAAGGTATACTTGAAGATACAGCACTTCCAGGCAAGCTTGCTGACTGCACTGAAAAAGACCCTTCTCAGGCAGAACTCTTTATTGTTGAGGGTGACAGCGCAGGTGGTTCAGCAAAACAGGCAAGAGACAGGCGCACTCAGGCAGTGCTTCCATTGAGAGGAAAAATTTTAAATGTAGAAAAGGCGAGAATTGACAAAATGTTGACCTCTGAAGAGATAAAAACACTCATAACAGCAATTGGAGGAGGTATTGGAAAAGAAAATTTTGAAATGGAAAATATTAGATATCATAAAATAATTCTTATGACAGATGCTGATGTTGATGGTGCTCATATACGAACTCTTCTTTTAACATTCTTTTACAGGCAAATGCTTCCCTTGATTGAAAAAGGCTGGCTTTTCATAGCTCAGCCTCCTCTTTACAGAATAAAGAGAGGAAAATGGGAAAAATATATTCAAACAGAGGAAGAAATGAATGAGTTTTTGATGGATATTGCAGTTGATGAGGTTACATTAATTGTTCAAACAGATGTAGAAACAAAGAAGAAATTCCTTAGATTGCTTTTTGATTATGGAAAGGTTCTTGTAGATTTTGAGAGAAAGGGTTTTGCCCCATCTTATATTGAGCAGATGCTCAGGATTCCAGAAGAGCAAAGCAGAATTTCTGAGTTAAAGGATTTTATCCTTATTAAGAACATTTTTGAAAAACTTCAATCAATTCAGGAAATAAAAGAAGACAAAAATTATGTTATTCAGATTAAAAATGAAGTAGTAAAAACTTCATCTCTCTGGGAGCTTTACACTAAAATCATGGATGCTGTAAAAAAAGGAGTCACTATTCAAAGATATAAAGGACTTGGGGAGATGAATCCAGAACAACTCTGGGAAACCACGATGGATCCTGAAAAAAGAACACTTCTAAAGGTTACAATTGAGGATGCTCAAAAGGCAAATGAAATATTTACAATACTTATGGGAGATGATGTTGAACCAAGAAAGGAGTTTATTGTAAAACATGCTCTTGAGGCAAAAAATCTTGATATTTAA
- the serS gene encoding serine--tRNA ligase: protein MLDVKFVRENPDKVKEALQKRGYEIDFDRFLALEEQRLKLLREIENKRAIRNSVSQEIAKLKKSKTDNHAVENLIYEMRQLGEEIATVENKLRQVEEDVQNFLLYIPNIPHHTVPIGKDETENVEIRKWGSPPQFDFEPLNHWDIGEILGIIDFERAGKIAGSRFAVMKGLGAKLERALINFMLDLHISKGYIEIFPPLLVNKDSMTGTGQLPKFEEDLFKITEPEFYLIPTAEVPVTNLHREEILSEDDLPIYYVSYTPCFRREAGSHGKDVRGLIRQHQFNKVELVKFVKPEDSYDELESLTLDAEEVLQKLGLPYRVVALCTGDLGFAAAKTYDIEVWLPGQRRYREISSCSNFEDFQARRANIRFRRRGKKGTEFVHTLNGSGLAIGRTVVAILENYQQKDGSVLVPEALKPYMGVDVIR from the coding sequence ATGCTTGATGTGAAATTTGTTAGAGAAAATCCTGATAAAGTGAAAGAAGCACTTCAAAAAAGAGGTTATGAGATTGATTTTGATAGATTTTTAGCTCTTGAAGAACAAAGACTAAAACTTTTAAGAGAGATTGAAAATAAAAGAGCGATAAGAAATTCCGTATCTCAGGAAATTGCAAAACTAAAAAAGTCAAAAACTGACAATCATGCAGTGGAAAACCTTATTTATGAGATGCGTCAATTGGGAGAAGAAATAGCAACTGTTGAAAATAAACTTCGTCAAGTGGAAGAAGATGTGCAGAATTTTCTTCTTTATATCCCCAATATACCCCATCATACAGTTCCTATTGGTAAGGATGAAACAGAAAATGTTGAGATAAGAAAATGGGGAAGTCCTCCACAATTTGATTTTGAGCCCCTTAATCATTGGGATATTGGAGAGATTCTCGGAATAATTGATTTTGAGCGTGCTGGTAAAATTGCAGGAAGTAGATTTGCTGTAATGAAAGGTCTTGGTGCTAAGCTTGAGCGTGCACTTATTAATTTTATGCTTGATTTGCATATTTCAAAGGGATACATAGAGATTTTCCCGCCTTTACTTGTAAACAAAGATTCAATGACAGGAACTGGACAGCTTCCAAAATTTGAAGAAGATTTATTTAAAATCACTGAGCCAGAGTTCTATCTTATTCCAACAGCTGAGGTCCCTGTTACAAATCTTCATAGAGAAGAGATTTTATCAGAAGATGACTTACCAATTTATTATGTTTCCTATACTCCATGTTTTCGCCGGGAAGCAGGCTCGCACGGCAAAGATGTTCGAGGACTTATAAGACAGCATCAGTTCAATAAGGTTGAACTTGTTAAATTTGTAAAACCAGAAGACTCCTATGATGAATTAGAATCTCTTACCTTGGATGCGGAAGAAGTTCTTCAGAAGCTTGGACTTCCATACAGAGTTGTTGCTCTTTGCACAGGAGATCTGGGTTTTGCTGCGGCAAAAACCTATGATATAGAGGTCTGGCTTCCCGGACAGAGGCGTTACAGAGAAATCAGTTCTTGTTCGAATTTTGAGGATTTTCAGGCAAGAAGAGCAAATATAAGATTTCGTAGAAGAGGTAAAAAAGGAACAGAGTTTGTTCATACCCTGAATGGTTCAGGATTGGCAATTGGAAGAACAGTTGTCGCCATTTTAGAAAATTATCAACAAAAAGATGGCTCTGTGCTTGTTCCTGAGGCTTTAAAGCCCTATATGGGTGTTGATGTAATAAGATGA